A part of Aegilops tauschii subsp. strangulata cultivar AL8/78 chromosome 2, Aet v6.0, whole genome shotgun sequence genomic DNA contains:
- the LOC109778100 gene encoding uncharacterized protein, giving the protein MESQQQQMEAVSALAAATNGGGELIGYVDVHVRSARDIQNICIYHKQDVYARLSLPGEGAPAASTQVINGGGRNPVFDQSVRVGVRAGDVDAALRCEVWMLSRVKNYLQDQLLGFALVPLPDVVAAEGGTLAREFPLSTNDLFHSPAGFLELELSYIGVVPDVIPVSPTPKPALADPDESENAGDGAGAGAGKDYENMEFPDMNLVEENQIMLSEYVGLPCAAMETQSSESLLTSEDVDGAATESHDAGVRVVQSFSTDYSTADSAGAFRSETAVSSVSTTESPAAAVPATPQSNPSEPSGNALSSAGQKEKASDAAEVDSSHTVQESPAVNSPSTVSENAVDKPPAMSFNFAEEVQVNQKEIMDMYMKSMQQFTESLAKMKLPLDMDNGSDKSGSGPAAASPTDSSGTDSSAAAKKPAAGGAQEKSPKVFYGSRAFF; this is encoded by the coding sequence ATGGAATCGCAGCAGCAGCAGATGGAGGCGGTTTCTGCGCTGGCCGCCGCCACGAACGGGGGCGGGGAGCTGATCGGGTACGTGGACGTGCACGTGCGGAGCGCGCGGGACATCCAGAACATCTGCATCTACCACAAGCAGGATGTGTACGCGCGCCTGTCGCTGCCGGGGGAGGGCGCGCCGGCGGCGTCCACGCAGGTCATCAATGGCGGCGGCCGCAACCCGGTGTTTGACCAGTCGGTGCGCGTCGGCGTGCGCGCGGGGGACGTCGACGCCGCGCTCCGCTGCGAGGTCTGGATGCTCAGCCGGGTCAAGAACTACCTGCAGGACCAGCTGCTGGGGTTCGCGCTCGTGCCGCTCCCGGACGTCGTCGCCGCCGAGGGCGGGACGCTCGCGCGCGAGTTCCCGCTCTCCACCAACGACCTCTTCCACTCCCCGGCCGGGTTCTTGGAGCTCGAGCTCTCTTACATCGGGGTCGTGCCCGATGTCATTCCCGTCTCGCCGACGCCCAAGCCTGCGCTGGCCGATCCCGACGAGTCCGAGAACGCCGGCgacggagccggcgctggcgcagGGAAAGACTACGAGAACATGGAGTTCCCTGACATGAATCTTGTGGAGGAAAACCAGATTATGCTGTCGGAATATGTTGGGCTGCCGTGCGCAGCCATGGAAACGCAGAGCTCCGAGAGCCTCCTGACCTCGGAGGACGTGGATGGTGCCGCCACCGAGTCCCACGACGCTGGCGTGCGCGTCGTGCAGAGCTTCTCCACGGATTACAGCACCGCCGACTCGGCCGGCGCCTTCCGGAGCGAGACGGCAGTCAGCAGCGTGTCCACCACGGAGTCCCCGGCAGCGGCCGTCCCGGCCACCCCGCAGTCCAACCCGTCGGAGCCGTCAGGAAACGCCCTCTCATCAGCAGGCCAGAAGGAGAAGGCCTCCGACGCGGCGGAGGTCGATTCGTCTCACACCGTTCAGGAGAGCCCGGCGGTGAACTCGCCCAGCACCGTGTCTGAGAACGCGGTGGACAAGCCGCCGGCGATGAGCTTCAACTTCGCGGAGGAGGTGCAGGTGAACCAGAAGGAGATCATGGACATGTACATGAAGAGCATGCAGCAGTTCACGGAGTCGCTGGCCAAGATGAAGCTCCCGCTGGACATGGACAATGGCAGCGACAAGAGCGGGagcggccccgccgccgcctcgcccacGGATTCCAGCGGCACCGACTCGAGCGCGGCGGCCAAGAAACCGGCGGCCGGGGGCGCGCAGGAGAAATCTCCCAAGGTGTTCTACGGAAGCCGAGCCTTCTTCTAG